One window of Klebsiella quasivariicola genomic DNA carries:
- the rhaR gene encoding HTH-type transcriptional activator RhaR: MAGLILRKEEFFPSATQAVAVADRYPQNVFAEHTHEFCELVLVWRGNGLHVLNDRPWRITRGDLFYIRAEDKHSYASVNDLVLQNIIYCPERLQLNFDWAGAIPGLFGTPWKPHWRMGSTGMAQARQVISQLEHECARRDAQGNAMAELLFAQLALTLQRHRYATDDPAATQREALLDKLLAALAASLSRPFVLERFCEQEGGSERALRQQFRQQTGMTINHYLRQLRICHAQYLLQHTERLIGDIAMQCGFEDSNYFSVVFSREIGMSPGQWRQRSRAAA, from the coding sequence GTGGCCGGTCTGATTCTACGTAAAGAGGAGTTTTTCCCTTCCGCCACGCAGGCGGTGGCGGTGGCCGACCGCTATCCGCAAAATGTCTTTGCCGAACATACCCATGAGTTCTGCGAGCTGGTGCTGGTGTGGCGGGGCAACGGGCTGCACGTCCTTAACGATCGCCCCTGGCGCATTACCCGCGGCGATCTGTTCTATATTCGCGCCGAAGATAAACACTCCTATGCTTCCGTTAACGATCTCGTTCTGCAGAACATCATCTATTGCCCGGAGCGGCTGCAGCTCAATTTCGACTGGGCCGGGGCGATCCCTGGCCTTTTCGGCACGCCGTGGAAGCCCCACTGGCGCATGGGCAGCACCGGTATGGCTCAGGCGCGCCAGGTGATTAGCCAGCTTGAGCATGAGTGCGCCCGGCGCGACGCGCAGGGAAATGCGATGGCTGAGCTGCTGTTTGCCCAGCTGGCGCTGACGCTGCAGCGCCATCGCTACGCGACGGATGATCCGGCGGCGACGCAGCGCGAAGCATTGCTCGACAAACTGCTGGCCGCGCTGGCGGCCAGCCTTAGCCGCCCCTTTGTTCTGGAGCGTTTCTGCGAGCAAGAGGGCGGCAGCGAGCGGGCGCTTCGTCAGCAGTTCCGCCAGCAAACCGGGATGACCATCAATCACTATTTACGCCAGCTGCGGATCTGCCACGCGCAGTACCTGCTGCAGCATACCGAGCGCTTAATCGGCGATATCGCCATGCAGTGCGGCTTTGAGGACAGTAACTACTTTTCGGTGGTTTTTAGCCGGGAAATCGGCATGTCGCCGGGGCAGTGGCGGCAGCGCAGTCGCGCCGCCGCCTGA
- the pfkA gene encoding 6-phosphofructokinase: MIKKIGVLTSGGDAPGMNAAIRGVVRAALTEGLEVFGIYDGYLGLYEDRMVQLDRYSVSDMINRGGTFLGSARFPEFREEHIRAVAIENMKKRGLDALVVIGGDGSYMGAMRLTEMGFPCIGLPGTIDNDIKGTDYTIGFFTALSTVVEAIDRLRDTSSSHQRISVVEVMGRYCGDLTLAAAIAGGCEFIMVPEVEYTRDDLVAEIKAGIAKGKKHAIVAITEHMCDVDELASYIEKETGRETRATVLGHIQRGGSPVPYDRILASRMGAYAIELLLQGHGGRCVGIQNEKLVHHDIIDAIENMKRPFKNDWLDCAKKLY, from the coding sequence ATGATTAAGAAAATCGGTGTGTTGACAAGTGGCGGTGATGCGCCGGGCATGAACGCAGCAATTCGTGGCGTGGTGCGCGCGGCATTAACGGAAGGTCTGGAAGTTTTTGGAATCTATGACGGTTACCTCGGATTGTATGAAGACCGTATGGTTCAGCTCGACCGTTACAGCGTTTCCGACATGATCAACCGCGGCGGCACCTTCCTGGGCTCCGCTCGCTTCCCGGAATTCCGCGAAGAACACATTCGCGCTGTGGCTATCGAAAACATGAAGAAGCGCGGCCTGGACGCGCTGGTGGTTATCGGTGGTGACGGGTCCTATATGGGGGCGATGCGCCTGACCGAGATGGGCTTCCCGTGCATCGGTCTGCCAGGCACTATCGACAACGATATCAAAGGCACTGACTACACCATCGGCTTTTTCACCGCCCTGAGCACCGTGGTGGAAGCGATTGACCGTTTGCGCGACACCTCCTCTTCGCACCAGCGTATCTCCGTGGTGGAAGTGATGGGCCGTTACTGTGGCGACCTGACCCTGGCGGCGGCGATTGCCGGCGGCTGTGAGTTCATCATGGTGCCTGAAGTGGAATATACCCGTGACGATCTGGTGGCAGAAATCAAAGCCGGTATCGCGAAAGGGAAAAAACACGCTATCGTGGCCATCACCGAGCACATGTGCGACGTTGACGAGCTGGCAAGCTACATCGAGAAAGAGACTGGCCGTGAAACTCGCGCCACCGTCCTCGGCCACATTCAGCGCGGCGGTTCCCCGGTTCCTTACGACCGCATCCTGGCTTCCCGCATGGGCGCCTATGCGATTGAGCTGCTGCTGCAGGGCCATGGCGGCCGTTGCGTCGGCATCCAGAACGAGAAGCTGGTGCACCACGACATCATCGATGCCATCGAGAACATGAAGCGTCCGTTCAAGAACGACTGGCTGGATTGCGCGAAGAAACTGTACTAA
- the cpxP gene encoding cell-envelope stress modulator CpxP: protein MRNVIAAVMASTLALSAYSQAAEVVTSVNWLPGDDGGQRGSQSHMFDGISLTEQQRQQLRDLMQRARHDRLPVNVSEMETMHRLVTAENFDENAVRAQAEKMAQEQVARQVEMAKVRNQMYHLLTPEQQAVLNAKHQQRMDQLREVARMQKGSAMMLSSSSNTLQPQ, encoded by the coding sequence ATGCGCAATGTTATCGCTGCCGTCATGGCCTCAACGCTGGCGCTAAGTGCATATAGCCAGGCCGCTGAAGTCGTTACCAGCGTTAACTGGCTCCCCGGAGACGACGGGGGACAGCGCGGTAGCCAAAGCCATATGTTTGACGGCATAAGTTTAACCGAGCAGCAACGTCAGCAGTTACGGGATCTTATGCAACGGGCACGCCACGACAGGCTCCCCGTTAATGTTAGCGAAATGGAGACAATGCATCGCCTTGTCACCGCAGAAAATTTTGATGAAAACGCTGTGCGCGCTCAGGCAGAAAAGATGGCGCAGGAACAGGTTGCCCGCCAGGTCGAAATGGCTAAGGTCCGCAACCAGATGTATCACCTGCTTACGCCAGAGCAGCAAGCGGTTTTAAATGCTAAGCACCAGCAGCGTATGGATCAGTTGCGTGAGGTTGCAAGGATGCAGAAAGGCTCAGCGATGATGCTTTCGAGTAGTAGCAACACCCTGCAACCCCAGTAA
- the cpxR gene encoding envelope stress response regulator transcription factor CpxR — translation MNKILLVDDDRELTSLLKELLDMEGFNVLVAHDGEQALALLDDSVDLLLLDVMMPKKNGIDALKELRQTHQTPVIMLTARGSELDRVLGLELGADDYLPKPFNDRELVARIRAILRRSHWSEQQQTTEAGSPTLEVDALSLNPGRQEANFDGQTLELTGTEFTLLYLLAQHLGQVVSREHLSQEVLGKRLTPFDRAIDMHISNLRRKLPERKDGHPWFKTLRGRGYLMVSAS, via the coding sequence ATGAATAAAATCCTGTTAGTTGATGATGACCGGGAGCTCACCTCCCTGTTAAAAGAGCTGCTCGATATGGAAGGTTTTAACGTGCTGGTGGCCCATGATGGGGAACAGGCGCTGGCCCTTCTGGACGACAGCGTTGATTTATTGCTGCTCGACGTGATGATGCCGAAGAAAAACGGTATCGATGCGCTGAAAGAGCTGCGTCAGACACACCAGACTCCGGTTATCATGCTAACAGCGCGCGGGAGCGAGCTGGATCGCGTTCTCGGCCTCGAACTGGGCGCGGATGACTATTTGCCTAAACCATTTAACGATCGCGAGCTGGTGGCCCGTATACGCGCGATTCTGCGTCGTTCCCACTGGAGCGAGCAGCAGCAGACGACCGAAGCCGGATCGCCAACGCTGGAAGTGGATGCCTTAAGTCTCAATCCGGGCCGTCAGGAAGCCAATTTCGACGGTCAGACGCTGGAGCTCACCGGTACCGAGTTCACCCTGCTCTATCTGTTAGCGCAGCATCTCGGCCAGGTGGTGTCCCGTGAGCATTTAAGTCAGGAAGTGTTAGGCAAGCGCCTGACGCCGTTCGACCGCGCTATCGATATGCATATTTCCAATCTGCGGCGTAAGCTGCCGGAGCGTAAAGATGGTCATCCGTGGTTTAAAACGCTGCGTGGTCGCGGGTATCTGATGGTTTCCGCTTCATGA
- the yiiM gene encoding 6-hydroxyaminopurine reductase, with amino-acid sequence MHYPVNVFIGKIRDYAGSRPSAIGKIQVDGELLLGERGLEGDEQAEKKIHGGPDRALCHYPREHYADWIRDFPQQAERFCAPAFGENLSTTGLTEQNVYIGDIFRWGDALIQVTQPRSPCFKLNFHFAINDMAQLMQNSGKTGWLYRVIAGGQVSSDAPLKLVSRLSDVSVHEAGAIAWQMPFDDDQYHRLLSAAGLSVSWSRTMQKRRLSGKIEDNSRRLWGK; translated from the coding sequence ATGCATTATCCGGTGAATGTCTTTATCGGCAAAATCAGGGATTACGCGGGCAGTCGCCCCAGCGCGATCGGTAAAATCCAGGTTGATGGCGAACTGCTGCTTGGCGAACGCGGTCTCGAAGGGGACGAGCAGGCGGAGAAAAAAATCCACGGCGGTCCGGACCGCGCGCTGTGCCACTATCCGCGCGAACACTATGCCGACTGGATCCGTGACTTCCCCCAGCAGGCCGAGCGGTTCTGTGCGCCGGCGTTCGGCGAAAACCTCTCCACCACCGGGCTTACCGAGCAAAACGTCTATATCGGCGATATCTTTCGCTGGGGCGACGCGCTGATTCAGGTCACCCAGCCGCGATCGCCGTGCTTCAAGCTCAACTTTCATTTTGCGATCAATGATATGGCTCAGCTGATGCAAAACAGCGGAAAAACCGGCTGGCTGTACCGGGTGATTGCCGGAGGGCAAGTTTCCAGCGATGCGCCGCTCAAGCTGGTTTCCCGGCTGAGTGATGTCAGTGTTCATGAGGCCGGGGCGATTGCCTGGCAGATGCCGTTTGATGATGACCAGTATCATCGTTTATTGTCGGCAGCGGGCCTGTCGGTGAGCTGGAGCAGAACCATGCAGAAACGGCGTTTAAGCGGCAAGATCGAGGATAATTCGCGGAGATTATGGGGGAAATAA
- the rraA gene encoding ribonuclease E activity regulator RraA, whose translation MKYDTSELCDIYQEDVNVVEPLFSNFGGRSSFGGQIITVKCFEDNGLLYDLLEQNGRGHILLIDGGGSVRRALIDADLARLAVQNEWEGLVVYGAVRQVDDLEELDIGIQALAAIPVGAAGEGIGESDVRVNFGGVTFFSGDHLYADNTGMILSEDPLDIE comes from the coding sequence ATGAAATACGATACTTCCGAGCTTTGTGACATCTACCAGGAAGATGTCAACGTCGTGGAACCGCTGTTCTCTAACTTTGGAGGACGGTCGTCGTTTGGTGGACAGATCATTACGGTTAAATGTTTCGAGGATAACGGGTTGCTCTACGATCTGCTCGAGCAGAATGGCCGTGGTCATATTCTCCTGATCGACGGCGGCGGCTCAGTACGACGCGCGTTAATTGACGCTGACCTGGCGCGTCTGGCCGTCCAGAATGAATGGGAAGGGTTGGTGGTCTATGGCGCGGTGCGCCAGGTTGACGACCTTGAGGAACTGGACATTGGTATTCAGGCGCTGGCGGCTATTCCGGTCGGCGCGGCTGGCGAAGGCATCGGCGAAAGCGACGTGCGCGTCAATTTCGGCGGGGTGACTTTCTTCTCCGGCGACCATCTGTATGCCGATAACACCGGGATGATCCTGTCGGAAGACCCGCTGGATATCGAATAA
- the fieF gene encoding CDF family cation-efflux transporter FieF (FieF, a metal efflux transporter, is a member of the CDF (cation diffusion facilitator) family of transporters.) has protein sequence MNQSYGRLVSRAAIAATAMASALLLIKIFAWWYTGSVSILAALVDSLVDIAASLTNLLVVRYSLQPADEEHTFGHGKAESLAALAQSMFISGSALFLFLTGIQHLVRPEPLQAAGVGVVVTLIALFSTLALVTFQRWVVRKTQSQAVRADMLHYQSDVMMNGAILVALGLSWYGWHRADALFALGIGIYILYSALRMGYEAVQSLLDRALPDEERQDIITIVTAWPGIRGAHDLRTRQSGPTRFIQIHLEMEDNLPLVQAHVIADQVEQAILRRFPGSDVIIHQDPSSVVPAAQQGFFER, from the coding sequence ATGAATCAATCTTATGGCCGGTTGGTCAGCCGCGCCGCTATCGCGGCGACAGCCATGGCCTCCGCGTTACTTTTGATCAAAATTTTTGCGTGGTGGTATACCGGTTCAGTCAGTATTCTGGCTGCGCTGGTGGATTCGCTGGTGGATATTGCCGCCTCGCTGACCAACCTGCTGGTGGTTCGTTATTCGCTGCAACCTGCTGATGAAGAACATACCTTTGGCCATGGCAAAGCGGAATCGCTGGCGGCGCTGGCGCAAAGCATGTTTATCTCCGGCTCGGCGCTGTTTCTGTTTCTCACCGGCATTCAGCACCTGGTGCGTCCGGAGCCGCTGCAGGCCGCTGGCGTTGGTGTCGTCGTCACGTTGATCGCCCTGTTCAGCACGCTGGCGCTGGTGACCTTCCAGCGCTGGGTGGTGCGAAAAACCCAGAGCCAGGCGGTGCGGGCGGATATGCTTCATTATCAGTCTGATGTTATGATGAACGGCGCCATTCTGGTGGCGCTGGGCCTCTCCTGGTATGGCTGGCATCGCGCCGATGCGTTGTTTGCCTTAGGAATTGGCATCTATATTTTATATAGCGCGCTGCGGATGGGCTATGAGGCGGTTCAGTCACTACTCGACCGCGCCTTGCCTGACGAGGAGCGTCAGGACATTATCACCATCGTGACCGCATGGCCCGGTATCCGCGGGGCGCACGATCTACGAACGCGGCAGTCAGGGCCGACCCGCTTTATTCAGATTCATTTGGAAATGGAAGATAACCTCCCGCTGGTGCAAGCCCACGTGATTGCAGACCAGGTGGAGCAGGCGATTCTGCGCCGTTTCCCGGGTTCTGATGTCATTATCCATCAGGATCCCAGTTCTGTGGTGCCAGCGGCGCAGCAGGGCTTTTTTGAGCGTTAG
- the menA gene encoding 1,4-dihydroxy-2-naphthoate polyprenyltransferase has protein sequence MTDISRSQAWLESLRPKTLPLAFAAIIVGTVLAWEQGHFDPWVALLALITAGLLQILSNLANDYGDAVKGSDKPDRIGPLRGMQKGVITPQQMKRALIVTVVLICLFGLALLCAAWQSVGDFIGFLALGGLSIVAAITYTVGTRPYGYIGLGDISVLVFFGWLSVLGSWYLQAHNVEAAIFLPATACGLLATAVLNINNLRDIDSDRQNGKNTLAVRLGPVNARRYHACLLLGALLCLALFNLLALHSAWGWLFILATPLLVKQARYVLRESDPLAMRPMLEKTVKGALLTNLLFVIGIIASKLMA, from the coding sequence ATGACTGATATCAGCCGTTCACAGGCGTGGCTGGAAAGCCTGCGTCCTAAAACGTTACCGCTGGCATTTGCCGCGATTATTGTTGGCACCGTCCTTGCCTGGGAGCAGGGCCATTTTGATCCCTGGGTTGCCCTGCTGGCGCTGATCACCGCCGGCTTGCTGCAAATTCTTTCCAACCTCGCCAATGACTACGGCGACGCGGTTAAGGGGAGCGATAAACCGGATCGCATCGGGCCGCTGCGCGGGATGCAGAAAGGGGTGATTACCCCCCAGCAGATGAAGCGCGCCCTGATCGTCACCGTCGTACTCATCTGCCTGTTTGGTCTGGCGCTGCTGTGCGCCGCCTGGCAGAGCGTCGGCGATTTCATCGGCTTCCTCGCCCTGGGAGGCCTGTCTATCGTGGCCGCCATCACCTACACGGTGGGCACCCGTCCGTATGGATATATTGGTCTGGGTGATATCTCAGTACTCGTTTTCTTCGGCTGGCTGAGCGTCCTCGGCAGCTGGTATCTGCAAGCCCATAATGTGGAAGCGGCCATTTTTCTGCCGGCGACAGCCTGCGGTCTGCTGGCGACCGCCGTGCTAAACATCAATAATCTGCGCGATATCGACAGCGACCGGCAGAACGGGAAGAACACCCTCGCCGTGCGCCTGGGCCCGGTCAATGCCCGCCGCTATCATGCCTGCCTGCTGCTCGGCGCCCTGCTGTGTCTGGCGCTATTTAACCTGCTGGCGCTGCATTCAGCCTGGGGCTGGCTGTTTATTCTCGCCACGCCGCTGCTGGTGAAACAGGCGCGCTACGTCCTGCGCGAATCCGATCCGCTGGCGATGCGGCCAATGCTCGAAAAGACGGTCAAAGGGGCCTTACTGACCAACCTGCTGTTTGTTATCGGAATTATTGCCAGTAAGCTGATGGCTTAA
- the rhaT gene encoding L-rhamnose/proton symporter RhaT, producing the protein MNHAITMGIFWHLIGAASAACFYAPFKKVKHWSWETMWSVGGIVSWLILPWAISATLLPDFWAYYRSFSASTLLPVFLFGAMWGIGNINYGLTMRYLGMSMGIGIAIGITLIVGTLMTPIINGQFAVLMHTQGGQMTLLGVLVAVIGVGIVTRAGQLKERKMGIKAEEFNLKKGLLLAVMCGIFSAGMSFAMNAAKPMHDAAAALGVDPLYAALPSYVVIMGGGALVNLGFCFIRLAKVKNLSVKADFSLAKPLIISNLLLSALGGLMWYLQFFFYAWGHASIPAQYDYMSWMLHMSFYVLCGGVVGLVLKEWNNAGRRPVSVLSLGCVVIIIAANIVGLGMAS; encoded by the coding sequence ATGAACCACGCGATTACGATGGGTATTTTTTGGCATTTGATAGGAGCCGCCAGTGCCGCCTGTTTCTATGCCCCGTTCAAGAAAGTAAAACACTGGTCGTGGGAAACCATGTGGTCGGTTGGTGGGATTGTCTCCTGGCTGATCCTGCCCTGGGCCATCAGCGCCACGCTGTTACCCGATTTCTGGGCCTACTACCGCTCTTTTAGCGCCTCCACGCTGCTGCCGGTCTTTCTGTTCGGCGCCATGTGGGGCATCGGTAATATTAACTATGGCCTGACCATGCGCTATCTCGGCATGTCGATGGGGATTGGCATCGCCATTGGTATCACGCTGATTGTCGGCACGCTGATGACGCCCATTATTAACGGTCAGTTTGCAGTGCTGATGCACACCCAGGGCGGTCAAATGACGCTGCTCGGCGTGCTGGTGGCGGTGATTGGCGTCGGCATCGTCACCCGCGCGGGCCAGTTGAAAGAGCGTAAAATGGGCATTAAAGCCGAAGAGTTCAATCTGAAGAAAGGGCTTCTGCTGGCGGTGATGTGCGGCATCTTCTCGGCAGGGATGTCGTTCGCGATGAACGCCGCCAAACCGATGCATGATGCCGCCGCAGCGCTCGGCGTCGACCCGCTGTACGCTGCGCTGCCAAGCTATGTAGTCATTATGGGCGGCGGGGCGCTGGTCAATCTTGGCTTCTGCTTTATTCGTCTGGCGAAAGTGAAGAACCTGTCAGTCAAAGCCGATTTCTCGCTGGCAAAACCGCTTATCATCAGCAACCTTCTGCTCTCCGCCCTCGGCGGTCTGATGTGGTATCTCCAGTTCTTCTTCTATGCCTGGGGCCACGCCAGCATTCCGGCGCAGTATGACTATATGAGCTGGATGCTGCACATGAGCTTCTACGTGCTGTGCGGCGGAGTGGTGGGCCTGGTACTGAAGGAGTGGAACAATGCCGGCCGCCGTCCGGTGAGCGTCCTGAGCCTCGGCTGCGTGGTGATTATCATCGCCGCCAATATCGTCGGTCTGGGAATGGCCAGTTAA
- the sodA gene encoding superoxide dismutase [Mn]: protein MSYTLPSLPYAYDALEPHFDKQTMEIHHTKHHQTYVNNANAALESLPEFANLSAEELITKLDQLPADKKTVLRNNAGGHANHSLFWKGLKTGTTLQGDLKAAIERDFGSVDNFKAEFEKAAATRFGSGWAWLVLKGDKLAVVSTANQDSPLMGEAISGASGYPILGLDVWEHAYYLKFQNRRPDYIKAFWDVVNWDEAAARFAAKK from the coding sequence ATGAGCTATACCCTGCCATCCCTGCCGTACGCTTACGATGCTCTGGAACCGCACTTCGACAAGCAGACGATGGAGATCCATCACACTAAACACCACCAGACCTATGTGAACAACGCCAACGCCGCGCTGGAAAGCCTGCCGGAGTTCGCTAACCTGTCCGCTGAAGAGCTGATCACCAAACTGGATCAGCTGCCGGCTGACAAAAAAACCGTACTGCGTAACAACGCGGGCGGCCACGCGAACCACAGCCTGTTCTGGAAAGGCCTGAAAACCGGCACTACCCTGCAGGGCGATCTGAAAGCGGCTATCGAGCGCGATTTCGGCTCCGTAGACAACTTCAAAGCGGAATTTGAAAAAGCCGCTGCGACCCGTTTCGGCTCTGGCTGGGCGTGGCTGGTACTGAAAGGTGACAAACTGGCCGTTGTCTCCACGGCTAACCAGGATTCCCCGCTGATGGGCGAAGCCATTTCCGGCGCTTCCGGCTACCCGATCCTGGGTCTGGACGTATGGGAACACGCTTACTACCTGAAATTCCAGAACCGTCGTCCGGACTACATCAAAGCCTTCTGGGACGTGGTGAACTGGGACGAAGCTGCAGCGCGTTTTGCCGCCAAAAAATAA
- the rhaS gene encoding HTH-type transcriptional activator RhaS, protein MTILHSTDFFKAGISTVAIEPRLPQSAFPEHHHDFHEIVIVEQGSGIHVFNGQPYTIGGGSVCFIRDHDRHLYEHTDNLCLTNVLYRAPDAFRFLAGVSQLLPQEQEGNYPSHWRVNQTVLQQVRHIVAQIEAVGSDTDTHAVASREILFMQLLVLLRKSSLAEEATNNDARLNQLLAWLEDHFAQEICWEEAAAQFSLSLRTLHRQLKQQTGLTPQRYLNRVRLMKARHLLRHSDESVTDIAYRCGFGDSNHFSTLFRREFDWSPRDIRQGRDAILQ, encoded by the coding sequence ATGACCATATTGCACAGTACGGATTTCTTTAAGGCCGGGATCTCGACGGTGGCTATTGAACCCCGCCTCCCTCAGTCGGCCTTTCCGGAACATCATCATGATTTCCATGAAATAGTTATCGTGGAACAGGGATCGGGTATTCACGTCTTCAATGGCCAGCCCTATACCATTGGCGGCGGTTCGGTCTGTTTTATCCGCGATCACGATCGCCATCTTTACGAGCACACGGACAATTTGTGTCTGACCAATGTGCTCTATCGCGCGCCGGATGCGTTTCGCTTTCTCGCCGGGGTCAGTCAACTCCTGCCCCAGGAGCAGGAAGGGAACTACCCGTCGCACTGGCGGGTGAATCAGACCGTCCTGCAACAGGTGCGGCATATCGTGGCGCAGATCGAGGCCGTGGGGAGCGACACGGATACCCATGCTGTCGCCAGCCGTGAGATCCTGTTTATGCAGCTGCTGGTGCTGTTACGTAAAAGCAGCCTTGCGGAAGAGGCCACCAACAACGATGCGCGCTTGAATCAACTGTTGGCCTGGCTGGAAGACCATTTTGCGCAGGAGATCTGCTGGGAGGAGGCGGCGGCGCAGTTTTCGCTGTCGCTGCGTACCCTGCACCGCCAGCTGAAGCAGCAGACCGGCCTGACGCCCCAGCGCTATCTTAATCGGGTGCGCCTGATGAAGGCCCGCCACCTGTTGCGCCATAGCGATGAAAGCGTGACTGATATCGCTTATCGCTGCGGCTTTGGCGACAGTAATCATTTTTCGACGCTTTTTCGCCGCGAGTTTGACTGGTCACCGCGCGATATCCGCCAGGGGCGCGACGCCATTCTTCAGTAA
- the cpxA gene encoding envelope stress sensor histidine kinase CpxA, which produces MIGSLTARIFAIFWLTLALVLMLVLMLPKLDSRQMTELLESEQRQGIMIEQHVEAELATDPPNDLMWWRRLFRAIDKWAPPGQRLLLVTSEGRVIGAERNEMQIIRNFIGQADNADHPQKKRYGRLEMVGPFSVRDGEDNYQLYLIRPASTSQSDFINLLFDRPLLLLIVTMLVSAPLLLWLAWSLAKPARKLKNAADEVAQGNLRQHPELEAGPQEFLAAGASFNQMVTALERMMTSQQRLLSDISHELRTPLTRLQLGTALLRRRSGESKELERIETEAHRLDSMINDLLVMSRNQAKNALVSETVKANQLWGEVLDNAAFEAEQMGKSFTVEYPPGPWPLYGNPNALESALENIVRNALRYSHTKISVSFSVDKDGITVNVDDDGPGVSPEDREQIFRPFYRTDEARDRESGGTGLGLAIVETAIQQHRGWVKADDSPLGGLRLTIWLPLYKRT; this is translated from the coding sequence ATGATTGGAAGTTTGACTGCACGCATCTTCGCCATCTTCTGGCTCACGCTGGCGCTGGTGTTGATGCTGGTGCTGATGTTGCCCAAACTGGATTCCCGGCAGATGACCGAGCTGCTGGAAAGCGAGCAGCGTCAGGGCATTATGATCGAACAGCACGTCGAGGCCGAGCTGGCGACCGATCCGCCAAACGACCTGATGTGGTGGCGCCGTCTGTTTCGCGCCATCGATAAATGGGCGCCACCGGGACAACGCCTGCTGCTGGTGACCAGCGAAGGCCGCGTGATCGGCGCAGAACGCAACGAGATGCAGATCATTCGTAACTTTATCGGCCAGGCCGATAATGCCGATCATCCGCAGAAAAAACGCTATGGCCGCCTGGAAATGGTGGGCCCGTTTTCCGTCAGGGACGGCGAGGATAACTATCAGCTCTATCTGATTCGTCCCGCCAGCACCTCACAATCCGACTTTATCAACCTGCTGTTTGATCGACCATTGCTGCTGCTTATCGTCACGATGCTGGTCAGCGCCCCGCTGCTGCTGTGGCTGGCGTGGAGCCTGGCGAAACCGGCGCGTAAGCTGAAAAATGCCGCCGATGAAGTTGCCCAGGGTAACCTGCGGCAGCATCCGGAGCTGGAAGCCGGGCCGCAGGAGTTTTTAGCCGCTGGCGCCAGCTTTAACCAGATGGTCACCGCCCTGGAAAGGATGATGACCAGCCAGCAGCGGCTGCTGTCCGATATCTCGCACGAGCTGCGCACGCCGCTTACGCGCCTGCAGCTGGGTACCGCCCTGCTGCGCCGCCGCAGCGGTGAGAGCAAAGAGCTGGAGCGTATCGAAACCGAAGCGCACCGGCTGGACAGCATGATCAACGACCTGCTGGTGATGTCGCGCAATCAGGCGAAAAACGCCCTGGTCAGCGAGACGGTGAAAGCCAATCAGCTATGGGGGGAAGTGCTGGACAATGCGGCGTTTGAAGCCGAGCAGATGGGGAAATCTTTCACCGTTGAGTATCCGCCGGGCCCATGGCCGCTGTACGGTAACCCTAATGCGCTGGAAAGCGCGCTGGAGAATATCGTCCGCAACGCCCTGCGTTACTCGCACACGAAGATTTCCGTCAGCTTCTCGGTGGACAAAGACGGAATTACGGTTAACGTGGACGACGACGGCCCGGGCGTCAGCCCGGAGGATCGCGAACAGATTTTCCGGCCATTCTACCGAACCGACGAGGCGCGCGACCGCGAGTCCGGCGGTACCGGCCTGGGGCTGGCAATTGTCGAAACCGCTATTCAGCAGCACCGCGGCTGGGTGAAGGCCGACGACAGCCCGCTGGGTGGTCTGCGTTTAACAATCTGGCTGCCGTTGTATAAAAGAACCTGA